Proteins encoded together in one Urocitellus parryii isolate mUroPar1 chromosome 3, mUroPar1.hap1, whole genome shotgun sequence window:
- the Angptl8 gene encoding angiopoietin-like protein 8 isoform X2 — translation MPALTLCLLWALAAVAQPAPVAPMGGLEPAQHEELTLLFHGALQLGQALNGVYKSTEARLTEAGQSLGLYGQALGLLGLQVSQGRDAAQELRTSLLEIQLEEDDLQLQAEATAQVLSEVAQAQRVLRDSVQRLEAQLQGAWLGQARQEFEALKSYFLWALTGHVQRQRQEMAAQQHWLRRIQERLHTAALPA, via the exons ATGCCTGCACTCACTCTGTGCCTCCTGTGGGCTCTGGCAGCAGTGGCCCAGCCTGCCCCAGTGGCCCCCATGGGTGGCCTGGAGCCGGCACAGCATGAAGAACTGACCCTGCTCTTCCACGGGGCCCTGCAGCTGGGCCAGGCCCTCAACGGCGTGTACAAGTCCACGGAGGCCCGACTGACCGAGGCCGGGCAGAGCCTGGGCCTCTATGGCCAAGCACTGGggctcctgggattacaagtcAGCCAGGGCCGGGATGCAGCTCAGGAACTTCGCACCAGCTTGCTGGAGATACAG CTAGAGGAGGATGATCTGCAGCTGCAGGCAGAGGCCACAGCCCAGGTGCTATCGGAGGTGGCCCAGGCCCAGCGGGTACTACGGGACAGCGTGCAACGACTGGAAGCCCAGCTGCAGGGTGCCTGGCTAGGCCAGGCCCGCCAAGAATTTGAGGCCTTAAAG AGCTACTTCCTATGGGCTCTCACGGGCCATGTGCAGCGACAGAGGCAGGAGATGGCAGCTCAGCAACACTGGCTGCGGCGGATCCAGGAGAG ACTCCACACCGCGGCACTTCCAGCCTGA
- the Angptl8 gene encoding angiopoietin-like protein 8 isoform X1 has product MPALTLCLLWALAAVAQPAPVAPMGGLEPAQHEELTLLFHGALQLGQALNGVYKSTEARLTEAGQSLGLYGQALGLLGLQVSQGRDAAQELRTSLLEIQLEEDDLQLQAEATAQVLSEVAQAQRVLRDSVQRLEAQLQGAWLGQARQEFEALKAHADKQSYFLWALTGHVQRQRQEMAAQQHWLRRIQERLHTAALPA; this is encoded by the exons ATGCCTGCACTCACTCTGTGCCTCCTGTGGGCTCTGGCAGCAGTGGCCCAGCCTGCCCCAGTGGCCCCCATGGGTGGCCTGGAGCCGGCACAGCATGAAGAACTGACCCTGCTCTTCCACGGGGCCCTGCAGCTGGGCCAGGCCCTCAACGGCGTGTACAAGTCCACGGAGGCCCGACTGACCGAGGCCGGGCAGAGCCTGGGCCTCTATGGCCAAGCACTGGggctcctgggattacaagtcAGCCAGGGCCGGGATGCAGCTCAGGAACTTCGCACCAGCTTGCTGGAGATACAG CTAGAGGAGGATGATCTGCAGCTGCAGGCAGAGGCCACAGCCCAGGTGCTATCGGAGGTGGCCCAGGCCCAGCGGGTACTACGGGACAGCGTGCAACGACTGGAAGCCCAGCTGCAGGGTGCCTGGCTAGGCCAGGCCCGCCAAGAATTTGAGGCCTTAAAG GCTCACGCTGACAAGCAGAGCTACTTCCTATGGGCTCTCACGGGCCATGTGCAGCGACAGAGGCAGGAGATGGCAGCTCAGCAACACTGGCTGCGGCGGATCCAGGAGAG ACTCCACACCGCGGCACTTCCAGCCTGA